Below is a genomic region from Syntrophorhabdales bacterium.
GGCACAGGTGAAGGCTTCCGCTCGGGCGAACTGTCTGCGCCCGCGACGATATCAAAATACTTCAGCAGATCCAAATCCCTGAGTATCCCTTGAGACAAATTCGTCAGTTTGTTCGAGATCACGGCTTTCTTGCATGCGACGAGAGACGCCAGTGTTTCCCTCACTCCAGGATAAGGCTTTGTGTTGGTAACCGGATGAGCAGTGTAGTATTCCAGGACACGTTGTACCAGACTCTCTCTGTCAGGCACAGTGATCTCCTTCAACGAAAGGATCTTCTCTACCAGCGTCGAGATCCCTTCTCCGACACATGCTTTTGTTTCCTCAATCGTAACAGGTGGGATATTGTACGTGGCCAGCGCGTAGCTCACCGCTGCGGAAATGTCTGCGACTGAATCGATCAGGGTACCATCGAGATCACAGATGAGGAGCTTTACTTTCATCCGCCCGTGGCCTATTTTCTCTTTCCCAGATTACGATAATGCGCACTACCTTGCCTAACAGGTTGGGATGCGGCTGCGGCGGGCTTTCCAGAAGCAGGCGATCGCCTTCAAACCGGTAGTAGCGCTCCTGCTCCCTGCCGACCCAGGCTTCGTTCCACGCGGCCTCGACCTTCGTGATCACCTTCCCGCCCTCCACCCGGTATTTGCCGGTATAGGCGATCATGGAACGCAGGGCATCACTCCGCTCCTTGTCAGTCTGCGGTATCTTCCGCCCTTCGCCGGTTACCAGCGCAAGCCAGCGTCCCTCTGGTGTAGCAATCTGACAGCCCCTGGGGTGTTCCCCAAGCACAGGCGTGCGCTCTTTGGTTTTTTCATCCTCATACACAACGGATACGAGTTTCCAAACGCCGACTATCTTCTCTTTGTCGTCTGCGAATGCCGGTCGTAGCGCGAGTACTGCCATGACCACTAGACTCGCCTTCAATGCCAACCTGACTTTCATAAGGATCTCCTGTCTCTGTCCCTCACTTCACCGGCACTTTTGAGAACGTGTATTTTTGCCCGTCGCGCTTCAACGCCAGGAACGCGAGGAATTCGGCGTCATTCTTCTCGGGGCAATCGGCCCTGAAGAATCCATATCCTGCCAGGCGGCTCTCTCTTCTTTCAAGAGACGCCCTCATGATCATTTCTCCGTTCTCTATGATCGATCGGACTTCCAGGCAACGTCCCAGTTCGTGAGGATTTTCTGCCCTGAAGGAAAGTCTTTCTTTCAATTCCTGCAGCCGCTCTATACCTCGCTTCAGCATCAACTCGGACCTCACGTTGCCCGCGTAATAAGCGAGGATGTTTTGCAGGGCCAGTTCTGCTTCCTGCCACGAGACTCCGTCTCCGTTCTGGTAGGCTCGCGCGCAGAAATCGCTTAATGAGCGCACTTGCTCGCGGCCTGCCGGAATAGCCGATTTCTGTTTTCGCGCTGCTTTTGCAGCCATCTCACCGGCTCTCCAGCCCATAGTGAATGCCCCCGGTGAACACATCCACGGCACGCCGCCAACATCATCTCCCGCACCAAAGAGACCCTTAATTCTCGTCTCAAGGTTCTTATTCACGAGTAGGCCGGATGCTGCCGTGCCTGCCAGTTCCCTGCTGTTCGGGAGCCATTCCAGCTTATCTCTTCTGAAATCAAACCCCTCCTGCTTTTTCAGGTAGTCCAGGAAATAAGAACCCTTGCCTTCATTGCTGATAGACCATTCTATATAACGTATTTCCTTCTCGGTTCCTCCGGTCAGATCCAGGTAGAACGGGCCTTCCCCCTTGTCGTGCAACTGCGACCACATAAGGGGTGAAACTCTTGTCTTTTCAAATGCAGCGCGCGTCTCTGAAGGATTCACGCGTGTACGGGCCATCTTTTCCCACTCGCTGAAATGAGTCCTCGGTATAATCGCTTCACCTTTTGGACCAACCACGGAGCCGGCCGGCTGCACTGTATTCCGCGGCGAGCCCAGGTTGAGTTCGAAGTTGCCGATTGAATAGCCGGGCGGTGTGAAGAATTCCATGTTGATGATCTGAGCCCCGGCCCGTAGCGCCATTGCCCTCCCGTCACCCGTCTCATTTACCGGCACCCGGTGATTACCCCAGACCCCTGTGACGGTTCTTGATAAACGGTTGACCCTGCCCGTGCTCACCACGACCGATTTGGCCCTGAACCAGTAAATCTTCCCCGTACGGGTATCCACACCGATGGCGCCCGCTATGCGCCCTTGAGATACGAGGAGGTCGACCACCGTCACACGGTTGATGATAGTGACACCCCTTTTCTTTGCCTCGCGGGTCAACTTTACTTTGAGGTCAACACCATCAAAATTCCACGTGGTTGGCACACTGTGGAACTGCGTGACGATTCTGAATTTACCAGGCCACTTGCTGTCCTCATATCTGAAATTGACCCCGAATTTTTCCAGATCGAGTACCCGCTCATACGCCTCGCTGGCTACAAGATAAAGAAGTTCCTTGTTTACCAGCCCACGCGCTATGATCCGGGTGTGATCTTCCATCAGGTCCTCGATGCTCCAGCCGATCGCTTCGTGGACGGAGGGATGGTAGCCCCACATATGATCTATTCCGGTTCCCGCGCAGCCACTGCTCACGGTATTGGCCTTCTCCGCAATCGTGACTCTCGTGTCGTATTCTGAGGCCTTTATCGCTGCCATGCACCCGGCCAATCCGCCGCCCACCACCAGCACATCTGTTTCGATGGGGATTACTTCGATTCTTGGAGAAGGCTGCTTTTTTCCGATCACACTCTTTTTCATGACGCGCTCCTCTTCTTGCCTCTCAATATGGATACCTTCATGGGCAATGGAGGCACTATGGTTATCGCACCTTTGTCCCGACACGGACATTGAAACCAGCACGCGCCGTCGTACGCACATTCATCAGGATATACCACTCTTGGCGGCTTCCCTTTTTCAGGATTCTTCTCCATGATGTCCATCAGGCAGACATCAACACACTTATTGCAACCCGTGCACGCCTTCTCGTCGAAAACTATTGGTTTAAACATCTCTCCCTCCAGTAAATGTTATTCCCAGCTACGGATCGAAACGCGCAACTCGGAACCCGTAACAATTCTTTGTCGCGGTCGTCACTCCACACTGCTTTTATGCTTTTCCACGAACGAGTCTATCAACCGGCGGGCTATGCTTATTTTCCCGGGGAGCGAGGGCAGTTCACCCGCACCAAACCATCCTGCATCGACTATCTCCGTATCGTCAATACGAATCTCTCCCCCGGCATATCTCGCAGTGAAACCTATCATGAGGGAGTCCGGAAAGGGCCAGGGTTGGCTCCCAAAATACCTGATGTCGGCAACTTCGATACCGACTTCTTCCCTTATCTCCCTCTCCACCGCCTCTTCCAGCGTTTCGCCGGGCTCTACAAATCCTGCAAGAACACTGTAAAACCTGGTGGGAAAACGGTTGGCCCTGGCCAGGAGAAGCTTATCGTCGCGTTCAACGGCCACGATCACTGCAGGAGACATACGGGGAAAGCTGACCAGTCCGCAACGGCGACACTCCTTCGCTCTCACCCCTTCTTTATAAGCGGTTCTCTCGCCGCAACGGCCGCAAAACTGGTGCAACCTGTCCCAGTCGGCCACCTCGACCGCTACGATAGCAAGACGGTAGAGGGCATCATCCAGTGAATCAAAAAGAGTGCGCAGACCATGAAAACGCATCCCGTCCGGAGGATCTGTGCCTTCCGGCACCTCGGCCACGTAACACGCGTCTCCGTTGAGGCTGCCGAGGTAATGGGAACGGACCGCCTGCAGACCAAGGTCCTGCGGCCCTCGTTGAAGCACAGGGATATCTGTTATCTCCCGCTCTCCCTGTACGAGTAGTTTGTGTCCATCGAAGATAAACCACCTGGCGGGACCCGTCTGATCCGTCGGTGGTGAAACCGCCGGCACAAAACCTGCTGTCATGTTGAAGAATGTAGCGCGTATCTACAACGAAGTCAAAAGGAGTTCAGCGCCCGGTCCCCGTGCGCTCATTGCCCACCGTCAGCTCTTCCGCCTTTGTGATAGGTCGCGCTATGGCGAAGATAAATTCTTTTCCCATGGAGCGCACATACGCCGCCCGGACATCGACAGGAAGCGTTGCATGATTCCTGGTCCAGTAAGAGGTTTCGTAGGCTACAACACGTTCCCGGCACGCCTTCTCCCATAGCCGCAGCCATTGAGATTGGCTGGAATATACTTCTAACTCGTAGGTATACGCGTTCAGGATTTCTTCTCTGGGATAACCCAGCATGTCGCAGGCTGTCTGATTGACCTCCATAATAAGCCCGTCTGACGCAATCTGCAATATAAGGTCAGGTGCCTGATCAACGGAAAAGTGCGTAATATGGGCCGCCTCCATCTGCCTGCTCGATGCGCTGGCGTCGCGGAAGACGAAGACCGTGCCAAGCCTTTCCCCTTTTTCATCTCTCATATGGCTTGTCGTTCCATCTATAGGTACTACCTTTCCGCTCTTGGCAATAATCATGGAGGCGTAATGCGTGGATTGTGCACTCTCATTCATGATATTGAGCACCGTGGTGATCTCCCGCCCCAGAGCCTCAGCCTCCGTGAAGCCTGTAATCCCGGCTGCTCCAGGGTTGAAGAGCGTAACTAGCCCATGCTTATCCGTGGCAATCACCGCATCGCCGATACTGTCGAGTACTGCGGACAACTTTTGTCTCTGCTCTTTCATCTGCTGCGCCATCTCATGTTTGTATATCGCCATCTCGATAGCAATCTGCAGTTCTCGCTCGCTGAAGGGCTTTAACACATAGCCCATGGGTCCTGTGAGCTTTGCCCGGCACAGCGTTTCCCGATCCGCATGGGCCGTGACATAAATAATAGGGATGTTCCTACTGGCAGAGATTCTGCTCGCCGTTTCAATCCCGTCAATCTCTCCCTTGATGCGCACGTCCATAAGAATGACATCGAGCTGTACCTGCTCCGTCCTGGCCAGGGCCTCTGCTCCTGTCGATGCAGTAGCCACCACACAATGGCCGAGAGCATGAATGATTTCTCTCAGTTCCGTGGCTACGATCTGTTCGTCTTCAACGATGAGTATCTTTATCTGTTGCATGGTCTCCTCTGAGAGCGTTCCCGCTAAGCAAAGGTAACACTAAAGACCGTCCCCTCCTTGCGCTCCAGCTCTATTGTTGCGCCTAGCTGATTCACAAGGGTGTGGACCAGCTGAAACCCGAGCGACGGCGTGTTACGAAAATCGACATCGGGCGGTAAACCTGTGCCGTCATCACCGACTGTCAGCGACAATATTCCGTCATCATTCCGGAGAAGGCTTACGTGAATTATGCCTTTTCCGCGCCCGACAAATGCGTGCTTCAATGCATTTGAGACAAGCTCGTTGACTATAAGGCCGCACGGCACCGCCTTATCCGCATCGAGTGACACCGAATCATTCACGTCCAGCTTCAACTCTATTTTCCCACTCTCGTCACTATATGTCTGAAAGATGTTCGTGGTAAGGCTGCTCAGGTAATCCGTAAACTTTACGCGGGTAAGATCTTCTGATTTGTAGAGTTGTTCATGTACAAGACTTATTGAGCGCACGCGCTCCAGGCTTTCCAGAAGAACCTGGAGCAGTCTGGGCTCATCCACGTTTTTCGATTGAAGATAGAGAAGGCTGGCGATAATCTGCAGGTTGTTCTTAACCCGGTGGTGAATCTCCCGGAGGCAGGCCTCTCTCTCCTGCAGCGAACCCCTGACTTTCTCGTCAACCGCTTTCATATCGGACAGATCGGTAACGGAAAAGAGCGACCCCCGGAACACGCCCGTATCATCAAGGATAGGTGAACTCGACACCCTCGTGAAGAGAGGTTGGCCATCTTTCCGAATGAACTCTGCTTCGAACTCTTCCTTCAGACCTCGTCTGCACTTATCCCATCTCTGGCCGGCTTTTTCAGCATTCTTGACATCGATGAAGAGAAAGAAGCGCTTTCCCATCATCTCGTTGGCAGAGTAACCGAGCATCCGGCCCATGCGATCATTGACAAAGGTGGTGCTGCCGTCCGCATCCAGAACCCAGATACCCTCCAGCACGGTCTCCACTATCTGGCGATATTTTTTCTCGCTATCGAGCCAGGCCTGCTCTGCCCATCTGCGCTCTCTCATGTCCACGAGAGAAAAGACAATGCTATCCGAGCCTTCTACTACGGTTGCCGTCAACCGCATTTCTTTAATGGTACCCTGCCTATCCACTACCCTCAGGTCATGTCGGCGCGGGGCACCATCGACATTGCCGAGCAACAACTTCAGGTACTCCCCTGCCACCGGCAGGTCTTCCTTTACGATAAATTCATGCCAACTCTTGACACCCTCAAGTTCCTGTTTGGAGTAAGATGTGAGCTTTTCGAACTCCTCATTCACTGCGACAATCGTTGAATCCAGGGCCGCAACAAATGCAGGCGTGCCTATGCTATAGAAAAAGACCGGGTGAGCATGCTTTTCTGCTGCAGCGTGCGCTTTTCTTTCCGCGTCCTTATGCTTGCCATCGTCGCGCACCAGTACCACCGCCTTACCTTTTACGGGTGCGCCCATGATCCTGGCCGCAGCCTCTGCGTCCAACAGAGAGCCGTCCAGCCTCATCATTCGAATAGCCGTGAAAGGAAGCGGCGGCGCATCGCGGCCATTATTCAGGAGATACGGCTCAAGCAACGGCCTGCCCTCTTCGCAAATCTGGTCAAGCAGCGGCTTGCCCACGAGCTGTGCAAGGCCGGGCGCTCTGAGCAACTCAACAGCGGCTCCATTAGCCTCCGTGATCTTTCCATTCGCGCACTCAAATACTGCCTCCGGCCAAGCTTCCAGAAATTCGTGTAACGTCTCTTCGTAGCCTGTCCTGCCCTCGAGAATTTCCTTTGAAGTCAGAAAGAAGGCCAACTGATTAGCGACGGCCGTCGCGTAGTGCTGCAGCTGCTCAGACACGTCGGCTGCCTCAGTATGTCCCAGCGTCAGAGCGCCGAAAACCCGCTGATGCACGGTAATCGGAGCGCAGATGTAAGTACTGATTCCAAGCTTTCTCAGGAAACCGTTTGCATATTCCGGCCTCTTTGCAGCCGCCCTCTCAACGAGAAGATGGCCCGTACGTATGGCCGCCCCGGAGAGCGTCTCGTTTAAAGGCACTTCCATGTTGGGTGGCACCGGTATGAGGCTCATGACACCCCTTAGCACCATGTTCTGGCGCTCCTCATTGTATTGCTCGATGGCCACGAAAGGATAACCAATGGCAGATGCTACCTCGGCCGATACCGACTGAAAGACTTCGTCCCGCGACACGCCGGGTTTCATCACAATATCGGACACGCGCCTGAGAGAGTGGAGTTCCTCATTGCGCAGCGCGAGGTGCTGCTCCATCTGTTTCTGATCTGTGACGTCGATACCGACCAATACCAGCCCGGTGATGGCCTGTTCGTCTTTTGTTTCGTTGATACACCACGAGATAAGCCGCTTTGTCCCTGATCTGGTGACCAGCGCTGCTTCGAATGTCACGGGCAGTTGTAACCTGCTTGCCTGCCAGTCGAGAAAGCTGCGCCAGATGGATACGTTCTTTGAAATGGGAAGAATCACCTCGAAGAGATTCTTTCCTTCAAGTGCGCCTTTTCCGTATCCTGTTGCAACCTCCACCTCTTTGTTGAACGTACGTATAGCACCCTCACGATCGAGACCGATGATCATAACACTGGCACTGTCGATCAACCCTTGCGCGTATACGCCATCCTGCAGCCTGTTGTCGATAAGGGCCTTCTCTTGCGCGATGTCCCGGATAAGCGCGACTATACACGGGCTGTGGTCATGGAGAAAGTAGTGCGTCCGTACTTGCACCGCCACGGAATCGCCCTTCTTTCGCCGAAGGCTCGTCTCGTAAGAGAGAGTGACCTTCTCCCTGATCCGTTCCATGTGGAGTTCCCAGCGAGACCCTCTGAGTGCCGGATCAATCTCCTGCATACTCATCCAGGCAAAGTCATCCCAGGTATAACCGAGCAGCCTGGTTGCAGCGTCATTGGCGTAGAAAATTCTCCCATCCGGCCCGAACCGCAGAACTGCTTCAGGCAGGAGATCGACTGCGTGCTGGGTAACACGGAGTGACTCATCTGCCCTCCTGGGTCCTGCAACGTCCCTGAAGACAAGCACCGCGCCATGCATGCCGCCCACATCATCCATGATCGGAGTGGCCGTACCGTCCACTTGTATTGCTCTGCCGTCCTTGCTTGTCAGTACATGGCTTCGGGCTGTCGTAATCACGCTCTCGGAGAGAGCACGCATGACAGGATGCTGGGCAAGCGCGTGAGTCGCCTCGCTCACGACGGAAAAGACCTGGGTCACAGGAAGTCCTGAGGCCTCTTTCAGCTTCCATCGCGTCAGGAGCTCGGCCGCAGGATTCATGAACGTCACCGCACCTTTGATATCGGTGACAATGACAGCATCTCCGATGCTTTTGAGCGTGGTGGACAGCAGCTGTTCTCTGTCCTTAAGCATGCTTTCGGTTCTGTGCTTGTATATTGCGATCTCTATAGCGGCGTGAAGTTCCCGCTCGTTGAAAGGTTTCAGGAGATAGCCCATCGGCTCCGTGCGTTTCGCCCTCTGCAGCGTGGTCTCATCTGCATGCGCAGTCACGTAAACAACAGGAACACCTAAATTGGCGTGAATCTGTTCTGCAGCCTCAATTCCGTCCATCTCGCCCTTCAGCATGATATCCATAAGCACTACATCAGGATGCCCCTTCTCGGCCTTATTGATTGCCTCGGGGCCCGAGGAGGCGATACCGCACACGTTGTAGCCAAGATCCTTCAACCGGTATTCGGTCTCTCTTGCTACGATTCCCTCATCTTCGACGATAAGTATCCTTTCACCAGCCATTCCCCACTCCACCTCTTACGAAAGAATCATCCTGAATTCGGTCCCGCCTTTTCTCCTTACC
It encodes:
- a CDS encoding PAS domain S-box protein encodes the protein MQQIKILIVEDEQIVATELREIIHALGHCVVATASTGAEALARTEQVQLDVILMDVRIKGEIDGIETASRISASRNIPIIYVTAHADRETLCRAKLTGPMGYVLKPFSERELQIAIEMAIYKHEMAQQMKEQRQKLSAVLDSIGDAVIATDKHGLVTLFNPGAAGITGFTEAEALGREITTVLNIMNESAQSTHYASMIIAKSGKVVPIDGTTSHMRDEKGERLGTVFVFRDASASSRQMEAAHITHFSVDQAPDLILQIASDGLIMEVNQTACDMLGYPREEILNAYTYELEVYSSQSQWLRLWEKACRERVVAYETSYWTRNHATLPVDVRAAYVRSMGKEFIFAIARPITKAEELTVGNERTGTGR
- a CDS encoding lipocalin-like domain-containing protein, giving the protein MKVRLALKASLVVMAVLALRPAFADDKEKIVGVWKLVSVVYEDEKTKERTPVLGEHPRGCQIATPEGRWLALVTGEGRKIPQTDKERSDALRSMIAYTGKYRVEGGKVITKVEAAWNEAWVGREQERYYRFEGDRLLLESPPQPHPNLLGKVVRIIVIWERENRPRADESKAPHL
- a CDS encoding HAD-IA family hydrolase, whose amino-acid sequence is MKVKLLICDLDGTLIDSVADISAAVSYALATYNIPPVTIEETKACVGEGISTLVEKILSLKEITVPDRESLVQRVLEYYTAHPVTNTKPYPGVRETLASLVACKKAVISNKLTNLSQGILRDLDLLKYFDIVAGADSSPERKPSPVPIFRALSLLHVLPPEALMVGDSIFDMVAGRAAGVKTVAVTYGYGKPGFSDGCDYVIDRFSQLLEIVEGIKIS
- the nudC gene encoding NAD(+) diphosphatase, with protein sequence MPAVSPPTDQTGPARWFIFDGHKLLVQGEREITDIPVLQRGPQDLGLQAVRSHYLGSLNGDACYVAEVPEGTDPPDGMRFHGLRTLFDSLDDALYRLAIVAVEVADWDRLHQFCGRCGERTAYKEGVRAKECRRCGLVSFPRMSPAVIVAVERDDKLLLARANRFPTRFYSVLAGFVEPGETLEEAVEREIREEVGIEVADIRYFGSQPWPFPDSLMIGFTARYAGGEIRIDDTEIVDAGWFGAGELPSLPGKISIARRLIDSFVEKHKSSVE
- a CDS encoding PAS domain S-box protein gives rise to the protein MAGERILIVEDEGIVARETEYRLKDLGYNVCGIASSGPEAINKAEKGHPDVVLMDIMLKGEMDGIEAAEQIHANLGVPVVYVTAHADETTLQRAKRTEPMGYLLKPFNERELHAAIEIAIYKHRTESMLKDREQLLSTTLKSIGDAVIVTDIKGAVTFMNPAAELLTRWKLKEASGLPVTQVFSVVSEATHALAQHPVMRALSESVITTARSHVLTSKDGRAIQVDGTATPIMDDVGGMHGAVLVFRDVAGPRRADESLRVTQHAVDLLPEAVLRFGPDGRIFYANDAATRLLGYTWDDFAWMSMQEIDPALRGSRWELHMERIREKVTLSYETSLRRKKGDSVAVQVRTHYFLHDHSPCIVALIRDIAQEKALIDNRLQDGVYAQGLIDSASVMIIGLDREGAIRTFNKEVEVATGYGKGALEGKNLFEVILPISKNVSIWRSFLDWQASRLQLPVTFEAALVTRSGTKRLISWCINETKDEQAITGLVLVGIDVTDQKQMEQHLALRNEELHSLRRVSDIVMKPGVSRDEVFQSVSAEVASAIGYPFVAIEQYNEERQNMVLRGVMSLIPVPPNMEVPLNETLSGAAIRTGHLLVERAAAKRPEYANGFLRKLGISTYICAPITVHQRVFGALTLGHTEAADVSEQLQHYATAVANQLAFFLTSKEILEGRTGYEETLHEFLEAWPEAVFECANGKITEANGAAVELLRAPGLAQLVGKPLLDQICEEGRPLLEPYLLNNGRDAPPLPFTAIRMMRLDGSLLDAEAAARIMGAPVKGKAVVLVRDDGKHKDAERKAHAAAEKHAHPVFFYSIGTPAFVAALDSTIVAVNEEFEKLTSYSKQELEGVKSWHEFIVKEDLPVAGEYLKLLLGNVDGAPRRHDLRVVDRQGTIKEMRLTATVVEGSDSIVFSLVDMRERRWAEQAWLDSEKKYRQIVETVLEGIWVLDADGSTTFVNDRMGRMLGYSANEMMGKRFFLFIDVKNAEKAGQRWDKCRRGLKEEFEAEFIRKDGQPLFTRVSSSPILDDTGVFRGSLFSVTDLSDMKAVDEKVRGSLQEREACLREIHHRVKNNLQIIASLLYLQSKNVDEPRLLQVLLESLERVRSISLVHEQLYKSEDLTRVKFTDYLSSLTTNIFQTYSDESGKIELKLDVNDSVSLDADKAVPCGLIVNELVSNALKHAFVGRGKGIIHVSLLRNDDGILSLTVGDDGTGLPPDVDFRNTPSLGFQLVHTLVNQLGATIELERKEGTVFSVTFA
- a CDS encoding ferredoxin family protein; its protein translation is MFKPIVFDEKACTGCNKCVDVCLMDIMEKNPEKGKPPRVVYPDECAYDGACWFQCPCRDKGAITIVPPLPMKVSILRGKKRSAS
- a CDS encoding FAD-dependent oxidoreductase, which translates into the protein MKKSVIGKKQPSPRIEVIPIETDVLVVGGGLAGCMAAIKASEYDTRVTIAEKANTVSSGCAGTGIDHMWGYHPSVHEAIGWSIEDLMEDHTRIIARGLVNKELLYLVASEAYERVLDLEKFGVNFRYEDSKWPGKFRIVTQFHSVPTTWNFDGVDLKVKLTREAKKRGVTIINRVTVVDLLVSQGRIAGAIGVDTRTGKIYWFRAKSVVVSTGRVNRLSRTVTGVWGNHRVPVNETGDGRAMALRAGAQIINMEFFTPPGYSIGNFELNLGSPRNTVQPAGSVVGPKGEAIIPRTHFSEWEKMARTRVNPSETRAAFEKTRVSPLMWSQLHDKGEGPFYLDLTGGTEKEIRYIEWSISNEGKGSYFLDYLKKQEGFDFRRDKLEWLPNSRELAGTAASGLLVNKNLETRIKGLFGAGDDVGGVPWMCSPGAFTMGWRAGEMAAKAARKQKSAIPAGREQVRSLSDFCARAYQNGDGVSWQEAELALQNILAYYAGNVRSELMLKRGIERLQELKERLSFRAENPHELGRCLEVRSIIENGEMIMRASLERRESRLAGYGFFRADCPEKNDAEFLAFLALKRDGQKYTFSKVPVK